TGGATCTTCATTTCTTTCAAGCGCTGGATGGTACCATAGGCATCTTTTGCATGGATGGTACTGATAACAAGATGGCCGCTTAGCGCTGCCCTGAAAGCGAAGTGTGCGGTTTCCTGGTCTCTGATCTCTCCGACCATAAGCAGGTCAGGGTCATGTCTTAATGCTGCTTTTAAACCCGTATCGTAAGTGACACCGGCTCGTTCATTTACCTGGACTTGAATAATTTCATTTAAATTTTTCTCAATCGGGTCTTCGAGTGTGATCGTCTGGAAAGATTGGTTTTTCATGAGGGACTGAAGCAGGGCGTATAGAGTAGTCGTTTTTCCACTTCCTGTGGCCCCTGTAAAGAGGATCATTCCGCTTTTGTGGGAAAGCCATCGTTTAATCACCTGTAATTGAGAGGGAAAAAGGAATAGCCGCTGGATCTGAAGGTGTTCGTGAGGAGAGAGAATGCGAATGGCCAGGCTTTCAAAGGCTGTGGTGGGTAATGTGGAAAGGCGGAGGCTGTAAAGGGAATTTTTCGTACGGTGTTCTAATGCACCGTTTTGTGGTTTTGTCACTTCCCCGATATCCATACCTGAGGTAAACTTAAAGTAGGCAAGCAGTTTCTGGTACGTCAGACTTGGCATGGAAGAGTAGAAGAGCCGTTCTCCATGAACTCGGAAATAAATGCTAGTCTTCTCTTTATAGGGGGAAAAGTGAATATCTGACGCGGATTGCTTTATGGCTGAAGTAATAATTTCCTTGGCATTAAGAGCTACTGTACTCACTGGCATATATCACCTCATTTTATTTTTTCATAGTTGTATTATTCGACATGAAATAGTAAAATCCTGCCTTAAACGATAAAGATTAAAGGAGGAATGAAAAATGATTTATCTTATCGGTTATATGGGAAGCGGGAAGTCTACCGTTGCCTCTCTGCTGAGTAAGAAATTAAATTATGAATACATAGAGATGGATCAGGAAATTGAGCGGAAGGAAGGTATGGAGATTCCACAAATTTTTAAAAATTACGGGGAGGACTACTTTCGAAATGCCGAGACGGATTTGCTTAAGTCGATAAGAGGCAAAGTGATTGTTTCAACTGGAGGCGGGGTGATTCTTTCGAAAGAGAATCGTGATTGGCTGATAGATCAAACGGTCATTTTCCTTGATGCTTCTTTTGATACGATTGATGAGCGGCTTAAAGAGGATACCACTCGTCCGCTTTGGTCCGGGCAGAAAGAGGAAAATAAGCAGCGCTATCAGGATCGCCTTCCACTCTATCAGTCGGCGGCTACGCACACTATAAAGGTGGATAAAAAAGAACCAGAAGAAATTGCTGAAGAAATACTCTCCTGTCTAAACATCTAGCCACCGGGACATAATAAAGACAGATGATGTTAAAAAGGCGGGATGGAATAATGAAGAAAAGCGAGTATGCACAGTTTCTCACTGAAGAAATGATCAGGCATATGCACATGACCAAGGAAGAGAAAATGGAGAAAAAGCAAGCTAAGCCTTCAAAACGAAGTACATCTTACTGGTTCGGACTTTTGCCTTTTGCCTTAAAAATGATAAGACGAAAAAACAAAAAGTAGCCTTATTGGGCTACTTTTTGTCCTGTATAAAGAGAAAGATAGAACAAGCCGCCATTAGCTGTTGTAAGAGTGATTCTCGGCTTATAGCGGACCTCAAGCTGTTCAGCTTCTTTCATATAGGTTTCCTCTTCCATATCATCTCTTGTATAAAAGTCATCCAGCAGTCCCTTTTCTGTGTTCAGCTGTTCTTCTGATTCTACCGCCCAAGTGCTGCTCATTTGAGTAATATAGTCTTCCGCATACTGGATAAGCCGGTTATAGCCGCTTTCTAAACGAATCAGAGGCGTCATAGGAAACGTGAAGTCAGAGACCTTCGGTGTTAGCGGGAGGTCTTTTATTTTTTCCATGGCGTTTGATAATACCATCCCGTTTATTAAATTGAGTCCTAGAGACAGGATTTCATTCCGCGTCTGTTTCCCTCTAAAGGTAAGCTGTAAATTGACAAACATCCAGGGCTGCAGCGGAAGGTGGGTCGACTGGTGAGCGATCGATTCATACAGCCGGGTGAACTTTCCTTTACTAAGGGCAAAATCGTATATCTGGTGAAGTTTCGGTGTCCCGGCATGGAGGAACACACCATCTTCCTCATCGCCTAAGCTGATATCTTTAAATGACAAGCTCATCGGATCACCCGCCCTGTTCATCTTCTTAATATAATGCCAGTAAAAGGGACGGTTCATTAGAGCTTCATCCATCTCCTGGGTAAGCTGGACTTTTAAAAACTTGCCGTTTCTCTCTTCCAACGTACAGCCATTTATCGAAAAGAATTCTTTCGTAAATTCATAATGCGGGTTAGACGTCAACTTGATTCCTTCCTTTCGTTTGCGGAGTATTCAACATAGCTTACTAAGTTTTTCATCTTAATATCGATTTCTCCCTGGGATTCGGATTCCTGAAGAATCGTCTGCACGTGACGTTCAAAGCTTCCGCCAGGTATTTTTTCCAAAATGGCATCAAGGTCGCCGACCGCATTTTGGAACAGCTGAATCTTTTCATAGAGCAGTGTCATAATGTGGTCTTCGAGCGTGTTTTTAATCGAAAAATTATAAATGTTAACATCAGATTCCTGACCGAATCGGTGAATCCGCCCGATTCGCTGTTCTAATCTCATAGGGTTCCAAGGCAGGTCATAATTAATCATGTTGTGACAAAACTGCAGGTTAATTCCTTCAGCTCCCGCTTCAGTAGCTACCATGACCTGAGCTCTTGTTTTAAACAGCTGTTTCATCCAGTCACGCTTACTTTTGTTGAACTTTCCGCTGAATGGAACTGAAGAGATGCCGCGCTGCTGCAGAAACCACTGCAGGTAAAACTGGCTGGCCCGGTACTCTGTAAAAACGATGAACTTTTCCCCGGATTGTTCGATTAGATCGGCCATTTTCTCTGCTTTAGTAGGATGAGGCAGAGTCCCCAGTCTTTCCATTAACTGAGTAAGTAATTCTGAAGGCTGCTTATCATTCATGGATTTTAGCGACATGTAGCAGGCCTCTCTGGAAGAACAAAGCTCTTTAGCGAGCGTCAGCCAGGTGAAAGATGGATAAGAGGTCCGAATTTCTTCTAAATCATTATAAAACTGCTGTTCCTCTTCATTGAAAGCCAGGCTGATGTTTTTAACTTTCCTTTTAGAGGAGTCAAGGCCGGTATCTTTTCTTAAATTTCGGATCATCAGCTTGCTTAGCAAGGAATGAATGTGCTGCTGTGTGTCTTGTTCGTCCAGCTGTACATTTTTATATTTCTTCTTAAAGGAAGTTAAATCTCCTAGATACCCCGGTTTTAAAATCGACACTAAGTTAAACAGATCGCTCAGATGGTTTTGGATCGGCGTAGCTGTTAAGAGAAGGCAGTATGTCTTTTTCAGCTGCTTAACAAACTGGTAATTTTTCGTTTGATGGTTTTTCAGCTTATGAGCTTCATCGATAATAATCAGGTCATAATCAATTTCTAAAATTTCTTCACGGTGGTTTTCTCTTTTTGCCATATCAATGGAGGTGACCGTCACGTCCCAGTTTTTCCAATCGGCATGTTTTTTTCTTGGAGCAGCAGCTTGTATATAGAACTTTTCGCTTAATTCCTGGATCCACTGATTGACGAGAGAAGCGGGTGTTAAGATTAGAACTTTTTTCGCCATGCCGCGGATCATATATTCTTTTAAAATTAACCCGGCTTCAAGCGTTTTTCCCAGTCCTACTTCATCAGCCAGGATTGCCCGTCCATTCATTTCATGAACGACCGTTTCACAAGCTTTCACCTGATGCTCAAGAAAATTTATATGGGGAAGCTGTTCAATAGAAAGCAGCCCGTCAAATGAAGGAATGGCCTGCAGCTTCAAGCTTTTATAAGCCAGCTTAAATTCTTCCCAGGAACATAAGGAATCTGATTGATCCAAACGTGTGTTTAATTCTTTAATAAATGGCTCATCATAATGTATATCAATCATCTGTATACCTCCTAAAACGCAATCGTCGTAAGATTTTTTTGAAATTTTAAAATCTGACCTGTACGACAAAGAACGCTATGGTATAATGAAGCTGAAATTAAGAGAGTTTTGTCGTAAGCTTTAAAGGTTAGTATACCCAGATCAATCTAACTAAATACTAAAGCGAATGACTGCAGGGGGAGAGTCTACATAAACGTAGCGCCGAAGGAGCAAGCAAGAAATTGTGAATCTCTCAGGCAAAGCAGACCTCTGTAGGACGCAGCTCTGGAGAGTGTTTATCAAAGGAATAAACCACCCAAGAAGCAAGCGTTAGGTGCGTAATGGAACGTATGGACAACGTGAAACTTTCTGGTGAACGGACAGAGACTCCTGTATAAGCGGTGGAGTCTCTTTTATTATGGAAAAAATTGGGCGAGGAGTGAGAGAATGGCTGACTTAAAACGTACCCCTCTCTTTGATGAATATCAAAAACAAGGGGCCAAAACCATTGATTTTGGCGGATGGGACCTGCCTGTTCAATTCTCAAGTATAAAGAAAGAACATGAAGCTACACGGAAAAAGGCGGGCCTCTTTGATGTATCTCATATGGGTGAAGTACTGGTAGAAGGAGAAGGAAGTCTTGCTTTCCTTCAAAAGATGTTAACGAATGATATTTCAAAACTAGAAAAAGGAAAAGCCCAGTACACAATTATGTGCTATGAGGACGGCGGCACAGTTGATGATTTAATTGTTTACATGCTTGATGAAAACAATTATTTACTAGTAGTGAACGCAGCCAACCGTGAGAAAGATGTGGATTGGCTTAAGTCTCATCAAGAGGAAAAAGTAACGATTACAGATGTATCGGATGACTATGTCCAATTGGCTCTTCAAGGTCCGCATGCAGAAAAAACTCTTCAGCAGCTGACCAATGAAGATCTTTCTTCTATTAAATTCTTTCGCTTTCTGCAGGATGTTTCGTTTAAAGGAGTCAAAGACAAAGCGATTGTTTCCCGCACCGGCTATACGGGTGAGGACGGCTTTGAAATTTACCTTCCGAGTGCTTCAGGACCGGATCTATGGCAAGCCATTCTTGAGGCAGGAGCTGAATATGGAGTCCAGCCCGTCGGACTTGGAGCAAGGGACACACTAAGGTTTGAAGCCAATCTGGCTCTCTATGGCCAGGAGCTCAGCGCGGAAATTTCGCCGCTCGAAGCGGGTCTTGGATTTGCTGTTAAGCTTAAGAAAGAAGAAGATTTTATTGGCAAGGAAGCTTTGAAAAAGCAGAAAGAAGAAGGGTTATCGCGTAAGCTTGTCGGTATTGAAATGATAGATAAAGGAATTCCGCGCACAGGCTACCAGGTTTTTGACGGGGATAAAGAGGTTGGTTTTGTGACTACAGGGACTCAATCGCCGACACTTGGTAAAAATGTCGGATTAGCCCTGCTTAATACAAAATATACAGAAGCCGGCACAGAGGTTGAAGTACAAGTTCGAAAGCGCAAATTACGTGCAAAAGTAGTGCCGACTCCATTTTACAAAAGGTAGAGAAAGAGGGAGGGTTTGAACATGGAATTTCGCTATTTACCGATGACTGAAAAAGATAAAAAAGAAATGCTGGAAACAATCAACGTATCTTCCACAGATGAATTATTTGCAGATATCCCGGAAAACATTCGTTATCAGGGTGAACTGAACATTAAGCCGCCTAAAAATGAATACGCCCTGACGAAAGAGTTAACCGAGCTGGCCGGTCAAAATGTCAACACAAAAAGCCATACCAGCTTTCTAGGGGCCGGGGTTTATGATCACTATATTCCTTCTATTGTAGACCATGTCATTTCGAGGTCGGAATTTTATACGGCTTACACTCCGTATCAGCCGGAAATCTCTCAAGGAGAGCTGCAGGCGATCTTTGAATTCCAAACAATGATTTGCGAATTAACAGGTATGGATGTCGCTAACTCGTCAATGTATGACGGAGGAACTGCTCTTGCCGAAGCTGTAAACCTTTCAGCAGGACAGACGAAGAAGAAAAAAGTGCTCGTTTCAAAAGCGATTCACCCTGAGTCCCTGGCTGTCATTCACTCTTACGTGAAGGGGCCTAATCTTGAAGTTGTTGAAATCGATCACAAAGATGGTATGACAGATTTAGATCATCTGGAAAGAGAGCTCGATGAAGAAACGGCGAGCGTAGTTGTGCAATATCCTAATTTCTTCGGTCAGGTGGAGCCGCTTGATCAAGTGAAAAAGCTCGTGGACAGCCAGAAAAAAGCGATGCTGATTGCTTCAAGCAACCCATTAGCTCTTGGTTATTTAACACCTCCAGGCGAATTTGGCGCGGATATCGTCGTTGGTGACACACAGGTGTTTGGAATTCCTGCCCAATACGGAGGACCTCACTGCGGCTATTTCGCGACAACGAAGAAACTGATGAGAAAAGTACCCGGCCGTTTAGTCGGACAGACAAATGATGAAGAAGGCCGCCGCGGTTTTGTATTGACACTTCAGGCGCGAGAGCAGCATATCCGCCGGGATAAAGCGACGTCTAATATTTGTTCAAACCAGGCGTTAAACGCTCTAGCCTCTTCAGTTGCACTATCTTCTCTAGGGAAGCAGGGTTTAAAACGAATGTCCTGGATGAATATTCAGAAAGCTGCCTATATGAAAAAACAGCTTGAATCAGCCGGTTTTGCAACAGCTTTTAAAGGGGCGTTCTTTAATGAACTCGTTGTCAACGTTAAGCATGACGTCAGCCAGGTGAATGAGAAGCTTCTTGAAAAAGGAGTCATCGGCGGTTATGACTTAAACCGAGACTTCACAGAATTACAGGGACATATGCTCGTTGCGGTCACGGAAGTACGTACAAAAAAAGAGATTGATCATTTCGTAAAAGAAATGGGGGATATTTGTGGCTAATCAGGACTTTCCATTAATTTTTGAACTGAGCCAGGAAAGCCGTACAGGCTTCAGCCTGCCGGAATTCGATGTGCCGGAAACAGATATAGACGAGATGCTGGGAGAAACGTTTGTTAGAAAAGAAGCGCCTGACCTTCCTGAAGTAAGTGAACTTCAAATTATGAGGCATTATACAGGGCTGTCCACTAGAAATCATGGAGTGGATTCAGGCTTTTACCCGCTGGGATCATGTACAATGAAATACAATCCGAAAGTCAATGAAGATATTGCCCGTATAGAAGGATTTAGTCATATTCATCCGCTGCAGCCGGAGGCAACGGTTCAGGGAGCTTTAGGGCTGATGTACGATCTGCAGGAGTCTTTGACAGAAATTACAGGGATGGATACGGTGACCCTGCAGCCTGCTGCAGGAGCACATGGAGAATGGACCGGCTTAATGATGATCCGTGCCTATCATGAGGCGAATGGGGATTATAACCGTACGAAGGTCATCGTGCCTGATTCCGCTCACGGAACAAACCCGGCTTCGGCAACAGTTGCCGGCTTTGAAGCTGTAACAGTAAAATCTGATGAGCGCGGCCTTGTCGATTTAGAGGATTTAAAACGGGTTGTTGATGATCAGACGGCTGCTTTAATGCTGACAAACCCTAACACGCTTGGACTTTTCGAAGAGAATATTGAAGAAATGGCTTCTATCATCCATGAAGCAGGAGGTAAGCTTTATTATGATGGAGCTAACTTAAATGCTATCCTCGGTTATGCGCGCCCGGGAGATATGGGATTTGATGTCGTGCACTTAAACCTTCATAAAACGTTCACAGGCCCTCACGGCGGCGGTGGACCAGGATCAGGGCCGGTAGGTGTTACTGCTGAGTTTGAACCTTACTTGCCGAAGCCGGTGCTGATTAAGAAAGATGATCAGTTCGGGTTCGAATATGACCGTCCTAAATCAATCGGCCGGGTGAAGCCGTATTACGGCAACTTCGGCATCAATGTGCGTGCCTATACGTATATCCGTACAATGGGTGCAGAAGGATTAAAGAAAGTAAGTGAGTATGCGGTATTA
This window of the Halobacillus sp. Marseille-Q1614 genome carries:
- the comGA gene encoding competence type IV pilus ATPase ComGA, whose protein sequence is MSTVALNAKEIITSAIKQSASDIHFSPYKEKTSIYFRVHGERLFYSSMPSLTYQKLLAYFKFTSGMDIGEVTKPQNGALEHRTKNSLYSLRLSTLPTTAFESLAIRILSPHEHLQIQRLFLFPSQLQVIKRWLSHKSGMILFTGATGSGKTTTLYALLQSLMKNQSFQTITLEDPIEKNLNEIIQVQVNERAGVTYDTGLKAALRHDPDLLMVGEIRDQETAHFAFRAALSGHLVISTIHAKDAYGTIQRLKEMKIQPADLEQTLIAIAAQQLVPLRSMGNTPSRAAIIELLEKETLQKAIHNKPPAEDPSYQTFSSLRRKAYALGFTSI
- a CDS encoding shikimate kinase, yielding MIYLIGYMGSGKSTVASLLSKKLNYEYIEMDQEIERKEGMEIPQIFKNYGEDYFRNAETDLLKSIRGKVIVSTGGGVILSKENRDWLIDQTVIFLDASFDTIDERLKEDTTRPLWSGQKEENKQRYQDRLPLYQSAATHTIKVDKKEPEEIAEEILSCLNI
- a CDS encoding YqzE family protein, with the translated sequence MKKSEYAQFLTEEMIRHMHMTKEEKMEKKQAKPSKRSTSYWFGLLPFALKMIRRKNKK
- a CDS encoding YqhG family protein produces the protein MTSNPHYEFTKEFFSINGCTLEERNGKFLKVQLTQEMDEALMNRPFYWHYIKKMNRAGDPMSLSFKDISLGDEEDGVFLHAGTPKLHQIYDFALSKGKFTRLYESIAHQSTHLPLQPWMFVNLQLTFRGKQTRNEILSLGLNLINGMVLSNAMEKIKDLPLTPKVSDFTFPMTPLIRLESGYNRLIQYAEDYITQMSSTWAVESEEQLNTEKGLLDDFYTRDDMEEETYMKEAEQLEVRYKPRITLTTANGGLFYLSLYTGQKVAQ
- a CDS encoding DEAD/DEAH box helicase, producing the protein MIDIHYDEPFIKELNTRLDQSDSLCSWEEFKLAYKSLKLQAIPSFDGLLSIEQLPHINFLEHQVKACETVVHEMNGRAILADEVGLGKTLEAGLILKEYMIRGMAKKVLILTPASLVNQWIQELSEKFYIQAAAPRKKHADWKNWDVTVTSIDMAKRENHREEILEIDYDLIIIDEAHKLKNHQTKNYQFVKQLKKTYCLLLTATPIQNHLSDLFNLVSILKPGYLGDLTSFKKKYKNVQLDEQDTQQHIHSLLSKLMIRNLRKDTGLDSSKRKVKNISLAFNEEEQQFYNDLEEIRTSYPSFTWLTLAKELCSSREACYMSLKSMNDKQPSELLTQLMERLGTLPHPTKAEKMADLIEQSGEKFIVFTEYRASQFYLQWFLQQRGISSVPFSGKFNKSKRDWMKQLFKTRAQVMVATEAGAEGINLQFCHNMINYDLPWNPMRLEQRIGRIHRFGQESDVNIYNFSIKNTLEDHIMTLLYEKIQLFQNAVGDLDAILEKIPGGSFERHVQTILQESESQGEIDIKMKNLVSYVEYSANERKESS
- the gcvT gene encoding glycine cleavage system aminomethyltransferase GcvT; translation: MADLKRTPLFDEYQKQGAKTIDFGGWDLPVQFSSIKKEHEATRKKAGLFDVSHMGEVLVEGEGSLAFLQKMLTNDISKLEKGKAQYTIMCYEDGGTVDDLIVYMLDENNYLLVVNAANREKDVDWLKSHQEEKVTITDVSDDYVQLALQGPHAEKTLQQLTNEDLSSIKFFRFLQDVSFKGVKDKAIVSRTGYTGEDGFEIYLPSASGPDLWQAILEAGAEYGVQPVGLGARDTLRFEANLALYGQELSAEISPLEAGLGFAVKLKKEEDFIGKEALKKQKEEGLSRKLVGIEMIDKGIPRTGYQVFDGDKEVGFVTTGTQSPTLGKNVGLALLNTKYTEAGTEVEVQVRKRKLRAKVVPTPFYKR
- the gcvPA gene encoding aminomethyl-transferring glycine dehydrogenase subunit GcvPA, with the protein product MEFRYLPMTEKDKKEMLETINVSSTDELFADIPENIRYQGELNIKPPKNEYALTKELTELAGQNVNTKSHTSFLGAGVYDHYIPSIVDHVISRSEFYTAYTPYQPEISQGELQAIFEFQTMICELTGMDVANSSMYDGGTALAEAVNLSAGQTKKKKVLVSKAIHPESLAVIHSYVKGPNLEVVEIDHKDGMTDLDHLERELDEETASVVVQYPNFFGQVEPLDQVKKLVDSQKKAMLIASSNPLALGYLTPPGEFGADIVVGDTQVFGIPAQYGGPHCGYFATTKKLMRKVPGRLVGQTNDEEGRRGFVLTLQAREQHIRRDKATSNICSNQALNALASSVALSSLGKQGLKRMSWMNIQKAAYMKKQLESAGFATAFKGAFFNELVVNVKHDVSQVNEKLLEKGVIGGYDLNRDFTELQGHMLVAVTEVRTKKEIDHFVKEMGDICG
- the gcvPB gene encoding aminomethyl-transferring glycine dehydrogenase subunit GcvPB, whose translation is MANQDFPLIFELSQESRTGFSLPEFDVPETDIDEMLGETFVRKEAPDLPEVSELQIMRHYTGLSTRNHGVDSGFYPLGSCTMKYNPKVNEDIARIEGFSHIHPLQPEATVQGALGLMYDLQESLTEITGMDTVTLQPAAGAHGEWTGLMMIRAYHEANGDYNRTKVIVPDSAHGTNPASATVAGFEAVTVKSDERGLVDLEDLKRVVDDQTAALMLTNPNTLGLFEENIEEMASIIHEAGGKLYYDGANLNAILGYARPGDMGFDVVHLNLHKTFTGPHGGGGPGSGPVGVTAEFEPYLPKPVLIKKDDQFGFEYDRPKSIGRVKPYYGNFGINVRAYTYIRTMGAEGLKKVSEYAVLNANYMMRRLQKEYELPFDQHCKHEFILSGKHQKKLGVRTLDIAKRLLDFGYHPPTIYFPINVEEAIMAEPTETESKETLDAFIDAMLQIAEEAKENPEIVQEAPHTTIVSRMDETKAARKPVLRYMKN